From a single Helicovermis profundi genomic region:
- the ptsP gene encoding phosphoenolpyruvate--protein phosphotransferase produces the protein MNEIKGIGVSEGIGFGKSLIYVKEEIILEKGKSKDQILQLNKYNEALKTTEKELKHLISHTNETMSQDESAIFQAHLMILDDPEIKENIEKEIANNEYALNAIHKIYSSYIDMFSQMDNDYMNERALDLKDIMTKLIYAVNGKKTIDLSKICKDTIIISEDLLPSEIAKLNKKYIKGIVTEKGGKTSHTAIMARTLEIPALVINNISKLVKDNTDLIIDGNKGVLISNPSNKQVLYYKNTKTKELEFKTKILTLKNERSKTKDNKYIHIASNIGTEKDLKHALEVGAEGIGLFRTEFLFMDRKKAPSEEEQFEVYKKILSSFPNHKVVIRTLDIGGDKKIPYMDFPNELNPFLGFRAIRYCLENDDVLRTQLRALIRASYFGNLSIMFPMISMIEEIRKVKEIYNEEKEKLQKKSEKISNKIEIGMMIEVPSAAIMANDFAKEVDFFSIGTNDLTQYVTASDRMNPKLINIYTPLQPAVINLIANVIKAGKNNDIWVGMCGEAGANSLLLPLWISMGIDELSMSSSSILKARFTMKQIDSSKLKKWKEKVLLSKTLDQVKDSLKVHSYEN, from the coding sequence ATGAATGAAATAAAAGGAATTGGAGTATCTGAAGGAATAGGTTTTGGAAAATCACTTATATATGTGAAAGAAGAAATAATACTTGAAAAGGGAAAATCTAAAGATCAAATTTTGCAGTTAAATAAATATAATGAAGCTCTTAAAACAACTGAGAAAGAACTTAAGCATTTAATTAGTCATACAAATGAAACAATGAGCCAAGATGAATCTGCAATTTTTCAAGCGCATCTAATGATTCTTGATGATCCTGAGATAAAAGAAAATATAGAAAAAGAAATCGCAAATAATGAGTATGCTTTGAATGCTATTCATAAAATTTATTCAAGTTATATAGATATGTTTTCACAAATGGATAACGATTATATGAATGAGAGAGCACTTGATTTAAAAGATATTATGACTAAGCTTATCTATGCAGTTAATGGTAAAAAAACTATTGACCTTAGTAAAATATGCAAAGATACAATTATTATAAGTGAAGATTTATTGCCAAGCGAAATTGCAAAATTAAATAAAAAATATATTAAGGGAATCGTTACAGAAAAAGGTGGCAAGACAAGTCATACAGCTATTATGGCTAGAACACTTGAAATACCCGCACTAGTAATAAATAATATTAGCAAATTAGTTAAAGATAATACAGATTTAATTATCGATGGCAATAAAGGAGTACTAATATCAAATCCTTCTAATAAACAAGTACTATACTATAAAAATACTAAAACAAAAGAATTGGAATTTAAAACTAAAATTTTAACTCTTAAAAATGAAAGATCAAAAACTAAAGATAATAAGTATATACACATAGCTTCTAATATCGGAACTGAAAAAGACTTAAAACATGCTTTAGAAGTTGGCGCTGAAGGTATAGGACTTTTTAGAACAGAATTTTTATTTATGGATAGAAAAAAAGCTCCTAGTGAAGAAGAACAATTTGAAGTTTACAAGAAAATATTGAGTAGTTTTCCAAATCATAAAGTTGTAATAAGAACTCTTGATATTGGTGGAGATAAAAAAATTCCATATATGGATTTCCCTAATGAGTTAAATCCATTTTTAGGATTTAGAGCTATAAGATATTGTCTTGAAAATGATGATGTTCTTAGAACTCAACTTCGCGCACTTATTCGTGCAAGTTATTTTGGTAATCTTTCTATTATGTTTCCAATGATAAGTATGATTGAAGAAATAAGAAAAGTAAAAGAAATATATAATGAAGAAAAAGAGAAACTACAAAAAAAATCAGAAAAGATTTCTAATAAAATTGAAATAGGAATGATGATAGAAGTTCCATCCGCTGCAATAATGGCAAATGATTTTGCAAAAGAAGTTGATTTTTTTAGCATTGGAACCAATGATCTAACACAGTATGTAACAGCAAGTGATAGAATGAACCCAAAATTAATAAATATATATACACCGCTTCAACCAGCAGTTATAAATCTTATTGCAAATGTTATAAAAGCTGGAAAAAATAATGATATTTGGGTTGGAATGTGCGGAGAAGCAGGTGCAAATAGTTTATTATTGCCACTATGGATATCTATGGGAATAGACGAACTATCTATGTCTAGTTCAAGTATTCTTAAAGCAAGATTTACTATGAAGCAAATTGATTCTTCAAAATTAAAAAAATGGAAAGAAAAAGTACTTTTATCTAAAACTCTTGACCAAGTAAAAGACTCTTTAAAGGTGCATTCATATGAAAATTGA
- a CDS encoding PTS sugar transporter subunit IIA codes for MLGIFKKNIVLISPIEGDIIELSKVDDEVFSKKMVGDGLAIKPSNGKVYAPISGKLIQVFSTKHAYSILSDQGVEILIHLGIDTVELNGQGFKNYKNSGDTIKKGDLIAEMDLDFIKSKGKSTVSPIVITNYDNYKKISIESGKSIALKTEIIKITK; via the coding sequence ATGCTAGGAATTTTTAAAAAAAACATTGTTTTAATTTCGCCTATAGAAGGTGATATCATTGAGTTAAGTAAAGTGGACGATGAGGTATTTTCAAAAAAAATGGTAGGAGATGGACTAGCAATTAAACCATCAAATGGCAAAGTATATGCGCCAATTTCTGGTAAACTTATACAAGTTTTTTCTACTAAACATGCATATTCAATACTTTCTGATCAAGGAGTAGAGATTCTTATTCATTTAGGAATTGATACAGTTGAATTGAATGGCCAAGGATTTAAAAATTACAAAAACTCAGGTGATACTATTAAAAAAGGCGATTTAATAGCAGAAATGGATTTAGATTTCATTAAATCAAAAGGTAAATCAACTGTAAGTCCAATTGTTATAACCAATTATGATAATTATAAAAAAATAAGTATAGAAAGCGGTAAATCGATAGCATTAAAAACAGAAATTATCAAAATTACAAAGTAG
- a CDS encoding HPr family phosphocarrier protein, translated as MFEIKNELGLHARPASMIVQEAKKYKSTINFIKDGVKFNAKSIMSIMSMDAKFASKFEIECIGEDELEAKKGIINLLNSL; from the coding sequence ATGTTTGAGATAAAAAATGAATTGGGACTTCATGCAAGACCAGCAAGTATGATAGTTCAAGAAGCAAAAAAATATAAATCTACAATAAATTTTATAAAAGATGGTGTTAAATTCAATGCAAAAAGTATTATGTCAATAATGAGTATGGACGCAAAATTTGCTAGTAAATTTGAAATTGAGTGTATAGGCGAAGACGAATTAGAAGCAAAGAAGGGAATAATTAATTTATTAAATTCTTTATAG